A window from Streptomyces subrutilus encodes these proteins:
- the pth gene encoding aminoacyl-tRNA hydrolase, which produces MSDDAAPWLIVGLGNPGPEYAGNRHNIGFMVADLLAERIRGKFKAHKARAQVVEGRIGPPGPANRRVVLAKPMAYMNLSGGPVTALRDFYKVPTERIVAVHDELDIDYPTLRLKLGGGDNGHNGLKSMTKSLGPDYHRVRCGIGRPPGRMQVADFVLKDFSSTERKELDWFVDRAADAVECLISEGLERAQSAYNT; this is translated from the coding sequence ATGTCGGACGACGCGGCGCCCTGGCTGATCGTCGGTCTCGGGAACCCGGGACCGGAGTACGCGGGCAACCGCCACAACATCGGTTTCATGGTGGCCGACCTGCTGGCGGAGCGGATCCGCGGGAAGTTCAAGGCGCACAAGGCCCGGGCCCAGGTGGTCGAGGGCCGGATCGGCCCGCCGGGTCCGGCGAACCGCCGGGTGGTGCTGGCCAAGCCGATGGCGTACATGAACCTGTCGGGCGGCCCGGTGACGGCGCTGCGCGACTTCTACAAGGTGCCGACGGAGCGGATCGTGGCCGTCCACGACGAGCTGGACATCGACTACCCGACGCTGCGGCTGAAGCTGGGCGGCGGGGACAACGGGCACAACGGGCTGAAGTCGATGACGAAGTCGCTGGGGCCGGACTACCACCGGGTGCGCTGCGGCATCGGCCGTCCGCCGGGCCGGATGCAGGTGGCGGACTTCGTGCTGAAGGACTTCTCCTCGACGGAGCGCAAGGAGCTGGACTGGTTCGTGGACCGGGCGGCCGACGCGGTGGAGTGCCTGATCTCCGAGGGCCTGGAGCGCGCGCAGTCCGCGTACAACACGTAG
- a CDS encoding 50S ribosomal protein L25/general stress protein Ctc, with protein MSEVKLSAEVRTQFGKGAARKARVAGKVPGVIYGHGQDPKHVDVEGHGLLLALRTPNVLISLDIAGGGTELVIPKAVQRHPLKRSISHVDLLIVKKGEKVTVDVAIVTEGELAAGGNMLETLQNTISVEAEATHIPTEVTVSIAGLEAGDTIHAKDLVLPSGTTLAVDGDIAVLQVVAPQAEEPSAEAEGEEA; from the coding sequence ATGTCCGAGGTCAAGCTTTCCGCCGAGGTCCGCACCCAGTTCGGCAAGGGCGCCGCCCGCAAGGCCCGCGTCGCCGGCAAGGTCCCCGGTGTCATCTACGGTCACGGCCAGGACCCGAAGCACGTCGACGTCGAGGGCCACGGCCTGCTGCTGGCGCTGCGCACCCCCAACGTCCTGATCTCCCTGGACATCGCGGGCGGCGGCACCGAGCTGGTCATCCCGAAGGCCGTGCAGCGTCACCCCCTGAAGCGTTCGATCTCCCACGTCGACCTCCTGATCGTCAAGAAGGGCGAGAAGGTCACCGTCGACGTCGCGATCGTCACCGAGGGCGAGCTGGCCGCGGGCGGCAACATGCTGGAGACCCTCCAGAACACCATCTCCGTCGAGGCCGAGGCCACGCACATCCCGACCGAGGTCACCGTCTCCATCGCGGGCCTGGAGGCCGGCGACACCATCCACGCGAAGGACCTGGTCCTCCCGTCGGGCACCACCCTGGCCGTCGACGGCGACATCGCCGTGCTGCAGGTCGTCGCCCCGCAGGCCGAGGAGCCGTCCGCCGAGGCCGAGGGCGAAGAGGCCTGA
- a CDS encoding ribose-phosphate diphosphokinase, with product MTGIKTTGEKKLMLFSGRAHPELAEEVAHQLGVGLVPTKAFDFANGEIYVRFQESARGADCFLIQSHTAPINKWIMEQLIMIDALKRASARSITVIVPSYGYARQDKKHKGREPISARLVADLLKTAGADRILTVDLHTDQIQGFFDGPVDHLSALSVLADYVGAKVDRTKLTIVSPDAGRVRVADRWCDRLDAPLAIVHKRRDKDVANQVTVHEVVGEVKGRVCVLVDDMIDTGGTICAAADALFAHGAEDVIVTATHGILSGPAADRLKNSKVSEFVFTNTLPDPSDLELDKITVLSIAPMVARAVREVFEDGSVTSLFEEQQ from the coding sequence GTGACCGGGATCAAGACGACCGGCGAGAAGAAGCTCATGCTCTTCTCCGGCCGCGCCCACCCCGAGCTGGCCGAGGAGGTCGCGCACCAGCTGGGAGTCGGCCTCGTGCCGACGAAGGCCTTCGACTTCGCGAACGGTGAGATCTACGTCCGCTTCCAGGAGTCCGCGCGCGGCGCGGACTGCTTCCTGATCCAGAGCCACACGGCTCCGATCAACAAGTGGATCATGGAGCAGCTGATCATGATCGACGCGCTGAAGCGCGCGTCGGCCCGCTCCATCACCGTGATCGTCCCGTCCTACGGCTACGCCCGTCAGGACAAGAAGCACAAGGGCCGCGAGCCGATCTCGGCCCGTCTGGTCGCCGACCTGCTGAAGACCGCGGGTGCGGACCGCATCCTCACGGTCGACCTGCACACCGACCAGATCCAGGGCTTCTTCGACGGCCCGGTGGACCACCTCTCGGCCCTGTCGGTCCTCGCGGACTACGTCGGCGCCAAGGTGGACCGCACCAAGCTGACGATCGTCTCGCCGGACGCCGGCCGCGTGCGCGTGGCCGACCGCTGGTGCGACCGGCTGGACGCCCCCCTGGCCATCGTGCACAAGCGCCGCGACAAGGACGTCGCCAACCAGGTGACCGTCCACGAGGTCGTCGGCGAGGTCAAGGGCCGCGTCTGCGTCCTGGTCGACGACATGATCGACACCGGTGGCACCATCTGCGCCGCGGCCGACGCGCTGTTCGCCCACGGTGCGGAGGACGTCATCGTGACGGCGACGCACGGCATCCTGTCGGGCCCGGCCGCCGACCGCCTGAAGAACTCCAAGGTGAGCGAGTTCGTGTTCACGAACACCCTGCCGGACCCGTCCGACCTGGAGCTCGACAAGATCACGGTGCTGTCGATCGCCCCGATGGTCGCGCGCGCGGTGCGCGAGGTCTTCGAGGACGGCTCGGTCACCAGCCTCTTCGAGGAGCAGCAGTAA